A part of Vigna radiata var. radiata cultivar VC1973A chromosome 11, Vradiata_ver6, whole genome shotgun sequence genomic DNA contains:
- the LOC106777312 gene encoding ribonuclease 1, giving the protein MESKNFILVKLLLLLHYLSLFCASQDFDFFYFVQQWPGSYCDTQKNCCYPTSGKPDADFGIHGLWPNYNDGSYPSNCDPSNPFNPSQISDLRSSLQNNWPTLACPSGDGMTFWSHEWNKHGTCSESVLKQHDYFEAALSLRQKANILKALTSAGIEPNGGSYSLSSIKGAIKDAIGYTPFIECNVDSSGNSQLYQVYLCVNNSGSDFIECSVFPHGKCDSEIQFPSFYA; this is encoded by the exons ATGGAgtctaaaaatttcattttggtcAAGCTTCTGCTGCTGCTGCACTATTTGTCCCTTTTCTGTGCTTCACAGGATTTTGATTTCTTCTACTTTGTTCAACAG TGGCCTGGATCATACTGTGACACACAGAAGAATTGTTGCTACCCCACAAGTGGAAAGCCTGATGCAGATTTTGGAATTCATGGTCTGTGGCCTAATTACAATGATGGCTCATACCCTTCTAACTGTGATCCTAGCAACCCTTTCAACCCATCTCAG ATATCTGATCTGAGAAGTAGTTTGCAAAACAATTGGCCCACACTTGCATGTCCAAGTGGGGATGGGATGACATTCTGGAGCCATGAATGGAACAAACATGGAACTTGTTCGGAGTCAGTCCTCAAACAGCATGACTATTTTGAAGCAGCTCTCAGCCTTAGACAAAAGGCCAACATCCTCAAAGCTCTTACATCTGCAG GAATTGAACCAAATGGAGGATCGTACAGTTTGAGCAGCATAAAAGGGGCAATAAAGGATGCAATTGGGTACACTCCATTCATTGAGTGCAATGTCGACTCATCTGGGAACAGCCAGCTATACCAAGTTTACTTATGTGTCAACAATTCTGGTTCAGATTTCATTGAGTGCTCTGTATTCCCTCATGGAAAATGTGACTCAGAAATTCAGTTCCCATCTTTTTAtgcataa
- the LOC106777197 gene encoding ribonuclease 3, whose protein sequence is MKHIFCIISKLLILQCLSVACLSQDFDFFYFVQQWPGAYCDTRQSCCYPKTGKPAADFSIHGLWPNYNDGSWPSNCDPDSVFDKSQISELISSMEKEWPSLSCPSSNGMRFWSHEWEKHGTCAQSELDQTEYFEATLKLKKKLNLLKILKNAGIEPDDEFYTLNSITNAIKEGTGFTPGIECNRDSAHNSQLYQVYMCVDTSGSDFIECPLLPRSKCGEQVQFPKF, encoded by the exons ATGAAACacattttttgtattatatcCAAACTTCTGATACTGCAATGTCTATCAGTTGCATGCCTTTCTCAGGACTTTGATTTCTTCTACTTTGTTCAGCAG TGGCCAGGAGCATACTGCGATACAAGGCAGAGCTGCTGTTATCCTAAGACTGGGAAACCTGCTGCAGATTTCAGCATTCATGGACTTTGGCCTAACTACAATGATGGCTCCTGGCCCTCAAACTGTGACCCTGACAGTGTCTTTGATAAATCTCAG ATCTCAGAGCTTATAAGCAGCATGGAGAAGGAGTGGCCATCCCTGAGCTGCCCAAGTAGCAATGGGATGAGGTTCTGGTCACACGAATGGGAAAAACATGGCACTTGTGCACAATCTGAGCTTGATCAAACTGAGTACTTTGAAGCAACTCTCAAACTCAAGAAAAAACTAAACCTCCTTAAGATCCTCAAGAATGCAG GGATCGAACCAGATGATGAATTTTACACTCTAAATAGCATAACAAATGCCATAAAAGAGGGCACTGGATTTACCCCTGGAATAGAGTGTAACAGAGATTCAGCTCATAACAGTCAACTCTACCAAGTTTACATGTGTGTGGACACTTCTGGGTCAGATTTCATTGAGTGTCCTTTGCTTCCAAGGAGCAAATGTGGAGAACAAGTTCAATTTCCCAAGTTTTAA